DNA from Vicinamibacteria bacterium:
TGGTGCCCCATCGGCATCGCGTTCCCCGGCCCAGAGGCGTTTGCCCATCGCACTCTCCGCTGGAGACATCCTGCGAGCGAGGCTTTCTCCTACGATGGCCACCGGGAGCCCACCCTCGCGGTCCGATTCCTCGAAGTCGCGCCCTTCGAGGTGACGAATACCCATCGTCCGGAAGTAGCCCGGCGTCACCGCTTCCCAGTTCACGAGTGGATTCGATTCCGCGGTCTCTCGCTCGACAGGCTGTCCTTCGATGATGAAGCTGGAGTCCATGCCCACGGCGCCGGTCTCGAGCGGGCGAAGATAGGCTGCCGCCGCCGACTGGACCCCGGGAAGGCTCGCGATATGAGCCACGAGCTCGTCGAGAAATCGGTCCTGCTCCGGTCTCGCTGGCCGTCGGCTTTCCACGAATGGAACCTCGAAGGTGACAACCCCTTCAGGCTCGTAGCCCAGGTCGGTCTGGTACAGGTTCCGCAGACTGCGCGCCATCAGACCTGCGCCGAGAATGAGAGTCAGGGCGGCCGCGACCTCGAGGACGACCAGACTCCCGTGAAGGGCACGGCTCTCAGGGGCACCGACGACCCGGGCAGGGGAGCTGGTCGTTCGTGGGGTCGCTCGAAACGCCGCCAGAAGAGCGCTCGCCGATCCCACGGCCAGAGCGATGCCCGTGGTCAACACGAGAGCGAGCCCGTCGAGCCTCGCTTCCGCAAGCCCAGGCACGTCGAAGGGCGCCACCGCGGGAAGGAGAGCGAGGACGAGGGTCGCGAGAGCCGCGCCCAGGCTCCCACCAGCAGCGCCGATCCAGAGGCCGTCGAGGAGAACCTGACGAAAGATCCGAGGCCGGCTCGCTCCGAGGGCGCGACGGATCGCGAGCTCCCGAGCTCGCGCGGAGGCTCTGACCAGCAACATTCCCGCGAGATTGAAGCAGGCAACGAGAAGGAGAAGCCCGACCGAGCCCCACAGGACGAGGATCGATCTGCGAGTGCTGCCGCCGAGGTAGTAGTCGGTAAAGCGCGTCGTCACGATCGTGCGGGCCGGCCAACCGTGGGTTTCCGCGAGGCGCTGCAAGATCCCATTCGATTCGGCTTCCGCATGCGCGCGTTCGACGCCCGGGGCCAAACGTCCCACGAGGAAGAGCACGTTCAAACGACGAAGCACTTCCTCCACCCCGTAAGAACGGGCGAGCGCCGCGCCCGCGAGCCGCCCTCGAACGGGAGTCCAGATCTCGGCGCCACGAGGAAAGTCGAGCTCGCGAGGCATGACACCGATGACCGTGAACGGCTCGATACCATTCGTGTCGCCTTCGAGATCGATTGTCCGGCCGACGAGGTCGGGGTCGCCTCCAAAGCGCTCTCGCCAGAATCCGAAGCTCAGCACCACCACTTCGGCCGCTCCGGGCTCGTCGTCTTCGGCGCTAAAGGTCCGCCCCAAATGGGGGCGTACGGAGAGCGTCTCGAAGAAGTTGGAGGAGACGGCGGCGGAGGATACGGCGTCGGGCTCGCCGGCTCCGGTCAGAACGTGCCTCCAGTTCACCGAGGAGAAGGCCGCCAGATCCTCGAACGATGCGCTCTCTTCTCGAAGGTCGTCGAAGTTCGAATAGGAGACCTCGACGAGAGGGCGATCTCGCTCGAGGTCCTGCTCCCACATCACCAGGACGTCATCGGGCCGCTCGATGGGGCTCCGAAAGAGAACCGCCTTCACCACTCCCAGCAGGGTGGCGTTCGCGCCGATGGCGAGCGACAGCACGGAAACGGCGGCGAGACCGAACGCGGGCTGCCTCACCAGTCCGCGCAACGAGAGGCGAAGCTCCTGCCAGAGACCTTGCATCATCTTCTCAGAACCTCCTGTGGGTTCAAGCCGTGCTCGAACCCGACCGGGCATAGAACACGAGCGCGTTCGTAGCTCTCGAGACGTTCATTGTAGGATACGGGGCCAGCCAGGAGAGGTGAACATGGGAGTCATGAGACGGCGTGATTTCGTACGATCCGCGGCCGCCGGCAGTCTCGCGGCTGTCGCGGCTGGCCCGCGAGCGTTCGGCGCGGCGCCGGCGATCATCACTCAGAAGACCCTACGACCGGTGGTGATTTCCGATCGCAGCGGGATCGCCTACAAGAACGGCGGAGCGAAGAGCTGCGTCGAGACCGCGTTCGAGCGGATCGTTCGGGGGGAAGACGTCCTCGACGCCCTCATTGCCGGGGTCAACATCGTGGAGAACGATCCGGAGGAGCCAGGCGTGGGTTACGGCGCCGTCCCCAACGCGGAAGGAGTGGTTCAGCTCGATGCCTCGTGCATGCATGGTCCGAGAAAACGGGCGGGCGGGGTGGCCGCCATCGAGGGTGTTCGCACGCCTTCCCTGGTGGCGAAGGCGGTGATGGATTTCACCGATCATCATCTTCTCGTCGGGAAGGGCGCCCAGGACTTCGCGAGAAACCTCGGATTCGAGATCGAAGACGACATCACCACCGACGCGTCCCGAAAGCGCTGGCTCGAGTGGAAGCAGCGGATCGACCCCGAGCATTATCTCGACCCGGAGAAGCGGGCCATCCGGGGCTATGAGGCTGCGCTCCAGATGCTGCGCGAAGGGCTCCTGGAGGAGAGCCATATGTGGGGAACGATTCACTGCAATGCGATCAACTCGCGGGGAGAGATCGCGGGTGTGACCAGCACGAGCGGGCTGAGCTTCAAGATTCCGGGCCGTACGGGCGACTCGCCCATTCTGGGTGCTGGGATCTACGTGGACAACGACGTCGGAGCTTGCGGATCGACGGGGCGCGGGGAAGCGAATCTCTACAACCTCACCTCCTTCCTCATCGTGGAGAACATGCGGCGGGGAGCTCATCCCAAGGACGCCACGCTCGAGGGATTGAAGCGGATCCAGGCGAACACGGTCGAGAAGAGGCTTCTGAACGGCCGCGGACTCCCGAATTTCAACATCCGCTTCTTCGCCTTGAACGCGAAAGGGGAATACGCCGGCGCGACGATGTACCGGGCGGAAGAGACGATTTTCGCCGTCTGCGACGAGAACGGCCCGCGCGAGGAGCCCCTTGAGCCTCTGCTCGAGGGAGCCCCTACCGATTGACATTATTAATGATCGCGCGCGCGGTGC
Protein-coding regions in this window:
- a CDS encoding ABC transporter permease; amino-acid sequence: MMQGLWQELRLSLRGLVRQPAFGLAAVSVLSLAIGANATLLGVVKAVLFRSPIERPDDVLVMWEQDLERDRPLVEVSYSNFDDLREESASFEDLAAFSSVNWRHVLTGAGEPDAVSSAAVSSNFFETLSVRPHLGRTFSAEDDEPGAAEVVVLSFGFWRERFGGDPDLVGRTIDLEGDTNGIEPFTVIGVMPRELDFPRGAEIWTPVRGRLAGAALARSYGVEEVLRRLNVLFLVGRLAPGVERAHAEAESNGILQRLAETHGWPARTIVTTRFTDYYLGGSTRRSILVLWGSVGLLLLVACFNLAGMLLVRASARARELAIRRALGASRPRIFRQVLLDGLWIGAAGGSLGAALATLVLALLPAVAPFDVPGLAEARLDGLALVLTTGIALAVGSASALLAAFRATPRTTSSPARVVGAPESRALHGSLVVLEVAAALTLILGAGLMARSLRNLYQTDLGYEPEGVVTFEVPFVESRRPARPEQDRFLDELVAHIASLPGVQSAAAAYLRPLETGAVGMDSSFIIEGQPVERETAESNPLVNWEAVTPGYFRTMGIRHLEGRDFEESDREGGLPVAIVGESLARRMSPAESAMGKRLWAGERDADGAPVWRTVVGVVEDARYRGLTDPRLDLYLPYRQTDTALTDIVVRASGDSLQLAASLRAAVAAIDPLQPVDSIITLRALVDRAAAPWRFTASLLGAFAVIALVLSLSGLFSVLAYSVSRRTKEIGVRVALGATAGQVRSLILRQGLAVVAMGLVLGVLLGLGFARSLSDLLHDVDPFDLETYALLSVLVAGAALAASLVPASRAARVDPMEALRHE
- a CDS encoding N(4)-(beta-N-acetylglucosaminyl)-L-asparaginase translates to MGVMRRRDFVRSAAAGSLAAVAAGPRAFGAAPAIITQKTLRPVVISDRSGIAYKNGGAKSCVETAFERIVRGEDVLDALIAGVNIVENDPEEPGVGYGAVPNAEGVVQLDASCMHGPRKRAGGVAAIEGVRTPSLVAKAVMDFTDHHLLVGKGAQDFARNLGFEIEDDITTDASRKRWLEWKQRIDPEHYLDPEKRAIRGYEAALQMLREGLLEESHMWGTIHCNAINSRGEIAGVTSTSGLSFKIPGRTGDSPILGAGIYVDNDVGACGSTGRGEANLYNLTSFLIVENMRRGAHPKDATLEGLKRIQANTVEKRLLNGRGLPNFNIRFFALNAKGEYAGATMYRAEETIFAVCDENGPREEPLEPLLEGAPTD